A portion of the Bacillus thuringiensis genome contains these proteins:
- a CDS encoding glycerophosphodiester phosphodiesterase, which yields MSKPLIFAHRGVKGTHPENTMIAFQEAERIGAHGIELDVHLSKDGELVVIHDETVDRTTTGVGLVSEKTVEELQSLDAGSYKDPSFHEAKIPTLREVFIWLSTTNLQLNIELKTDVIHYPNIEEKAVALVREYHLSNQIVFSSFNHDSVSLLAEIAPEIPRAILYDTPITDPIAEAKQRKASGLHPNFQLLTKEFVHLAQEQGYVFRPYTINEYKDLQTMIDYGVDVIITDWPARAFELLS from the coding sequence CGCTCATCGCGGAGTAAAAGGAACACATCCCGAAAATACGATGATTGCCTTCCAAGAAGCTGAACGCATTGGCGCTCACGGAATTGAACTCGATGTCCATCTATCAAAAGATGGTGAACTTGTCGTAATTCACGATGAAACCGTCGATCGTACAACAACTGGCGTTGGACTTGTTTCGGAAAAAACGGTAGAGGAACTACAATCATTAGACGCCGGTAGCTATAAAGACCCTTCTTTCCATGAAGCAAAAATCCCAACGTTGCGCGAGGTTTTCATTTGGCTTTCCACAACGAACTTACAACTAAATATTGAATTAAAGACAGATGTTATTCATTACCCAAATATTGAGGAAAAAGCTGTTGCACTTGTGCGTGAATATCATCTTTCTAATCAAATTGTATTTTCATCATTTAACCATGACTCTGTTTCATTATTAGCAGAAATTGCTCCTGAAATCCCAAGAGCAATTTTATATGATACACCGATTACTGATCCAATTGCCGAAGCAAAACAGAGAAAAGCAAGTGGGTTACATCCAAACTTCCAGCTATTAACGAAAGAATTTGTGCATTTAGCACAAGAGCAAGGATATGTTTTCCGTCCATATACAATTAACGAATACAAAGATTTACAAACTATGATTGATTATGGTGTAGATGTCATCATTACCGATTGGCCAGCACGTGCCTTTGAGCTCCTTTCTTAA
- a CDS encoding transglycosylase domain-containing protein — translation MDQTMNPKLKKYKRLFFTAMFSCVLFFVFSFFVIIIVAKIMGPPPVAVPQTSVFYANDDTVIGQSNEIQKRYNVSLNEISPYVKEATLSIEDQRFYKHHGFDVKRIAGAIVADLKAMAKVQGASTITQQYARNLYLDHDKTWKRKLLEAMYTVRLEVNYNKNHILEGYLNTIYYGHGAYGIEAASRLYFDKTAKDLTLAEASMLAGIPKGPSVYSPFLKEDRAKGRQALILDEMVEQGYITKQQAALAKKEPLTFASLDTKKVAEVAPYFQDAVQASLLRDVGLDEQALQRGGLRIYTTLDPKLQAVAEQAVKDHIPDTTNIQTALVSMNPTTGEVAALVGGTDYTTSQFNRATQAIRQPGSTFKPFLYYAALERGFTPATRLKSEYTVFTLGDGVSKYKPKNYKDYYADDFVTMAQALAVSDNIYAVKTNLFLGDDALAKTAKQFGITSALKDVPSLALGTSPVKPIEMVNAYSMFANGGKEVKPTFIRRIMDHEGNILYDAHLESKQVLDKSKAFVMQEMMTGMFNKKLSSYAAVTGQSMLSKLSRTYAGKSGSTETDSWMIGFTPQIVTGVWVGYDQPKSISNVAEQGYAKKIWTDTMEKGLDGQPKKEFKQPGDVVAININPENGKIATKNCPISVKMYFAKGTEPTEYCMDHVDDKEEFEKTTEEKKKTSWWKKYLPW, via the coding sequence ATGGATCAAACTATGAATCCAAAACTTAAAAAATATAAACGTCTTTTCTTCACCGCAATGTTTTCTTGCGTCCTTTTCTTCGTTTTTTCTTTTTTTGTTATTATTATAGTTGCAAAAATTATGGGACCTCCTCCTGTTGCGGTCCCGCAAACAAGCGTCTTTTACGCAAACGATGATACTGTTATTGGACAAAGTAACGAAATTCAAAAACGTTACAATGTCTCTCTTAATGAAATTTCACCTTATGTAAAAGAAGCGACTCTTTCTATTGAAGATCAAAGATTTTATAAGCATCACGGCTTCGATGTGAAACGGATTGCAGGTGCAATTGTTGCTGATTTAAAAGCGATGGCAAAGGTACAAGGAGCTAGTACAATTACACAACAATACGCGCGTAATCTGTATTTAGATCATGATAAAACGTGGAAACGGAAATTATTAGAGGCAATGTACACTGTCCGCCTTGAAGTAAACTATAATAAAAATCATATTTTAGAAGGATATTTAAATACAATTTATTACGGACATGGCGCTTATGGAATCGAAGCTGCGTCCCGTCTATATTTCGATAAAACAGCAAAAGATTTAACATTAGCAGAAGCTAGTATGCTCGCAGGTATCCCGAAAGGGCCAAGTGTCTATTCTCCCTTTTTGAAAGAAGATCGTGCTAAAGGGCGACAAGCTCTCATATTAGATGAAATGGTAGAACAAGGATATATTACGAAGCAACAAGCAGCCTTAGCGAAGAAAGAGCCACTAACTTTTGCCTCATTAGATACGAAAAAAGTAGCAGAAGTCGCACCATATTTCCAAGATGCTGTACAAGCTTCGCTTCTTCGTGATGTTGGATTAGACGAACAAGCTTTACAACGAGGTGGCTTGCGAATTTATACAACGCTAGACCCTAAACTACAAGCTGTAGCAGAGCAAGCTGTAAAAGATCATATACCTGACACAACAAACATACAAACGGCTCTCGTCTCTATGAATCCAACGACAGGTGAAGTGGCTGCTCTTGTTGGCGGAACTGATTATACTACGAGTCAATTTAACAGGGCTACACAAGCCATTCGTCAGCCTGGTTCTACATTTAAGCCATTTCTATATTATGCGGCATTAGAACGAGGATTCACGCCTGCTACGCGCTTAAAAAGCGAATATACTGTATTTACTTTAGGTGACGGCGTTTCAAAGTATAAACCGAAGAACTATAAAGATTATTATGCAGATGATTTCGTAACGATGGCACAAGCTCTCGCAGTCTCTGATAACATATATGCTGTAAAAACGAATTTGTTTTTAGGAGATGACGCACTCGCAAAAACAGCGAAACAATTTGGAATTACAAGTGCATTAAAAGATGTGCCTTCTCTAGCTCTCGGTACATCACCAGTAAAACCAATTGAAATGGTTAACGCTTATAGCATGTTCGCAAACGGTGGAAAAGAAGTAAAACCTACTTTCATTCGCCGCATTATGGATCATGAAGGAAATATATTATATGATGCTCATTTAGAGAGTAAACAAGTTCTCGACAAGAGCAAAGCGTTTGTAATGCAAGAAATGATGACTGGTATGTTTAATAAGAAACTAAGCAGTTATGCCGCTGTAACTGGCCAATCGATGTTATCAAAATTATCAAGAACATATGCCGGAAAATCTGGTTCTACTGAAACGGATAGTTGGATGATCGGATTTACTCCGCAAATCGTAACAGGCGTATGGGTCGGATATGACCAACCTAAATCTATTTCAAACGTAGCAGAACAAGGGTATGCGAAGAAAATATGGACTGATACGATGGAGAAAGGCTTAGATGGACAGCCCAAAAAAGAATTTAAACAACCAGGTGACGTCGTAGCGATTAATATCAACCCAGAGAACGGTAAAATTGCTACAAAAAATTGTCCTATTTCTGTAAAAATGTACTTCGCTAAAGGTACCGAACCGACTGAATATTGTATGGATCACGTCGATGATAAAGAAGAATTTGAAAAAACGACTGAAGAAAAGAAAAAAACAAGTTGGTGGAAAAAATATCTTCCTTGGTAA
- a CDS encoding YwhD family protein, translated as MTEKKKKIGFNIVKNDSTDGHGGFGVGALSLENISPVFVDVLEKTAFVDIGAMHARSTVEKGIKFLTNKDEVPNGKPFWLVWVTIERTATGAYYAGVTACEMTVDREIRRGYKSLPEHVNKMDKSMKRHIMVEHMDESSKKVLGTFLKEHNEAIWNESSEELRRALLSE; from the coding sequence ATGACAGAGAAAAAGAAAAAAATCGGTTTTAATATCGTGAAAAATGATTCAACAGATGGACATGGTGGATTTGGTGTTGGGGCATTAAGCCTAGAAAACATTTCACCTGTATTTGTTGATGTACTAGAGAAAACTGCATTCGTTGATATCGGTGCGATGCATGCGCGTAGTACAGTAGAAAAAGGTATTAAGTTTTTAACAAATAAAGATGAAGTTCCAAACGGAAAACCATTTTGGCTTGTTTGGGTAACGATTGAAAGAACTGCAACTGGTGCTTATTACGCAGGTGTAACAGCTTGTGAAATGACAGTAGACCGTGAAATTCGCCGCGGATATAAATCACTTCCAGAACACGTAAACAAAATGGATAAATCAATGAAGCGTCACATTATGGTTGAACATATGGATGAATCATCTAAAAAAGTACTTGGTACGTTCTTGAAAGAACATAATGAAGCGATTTGGAACGAATCTAGTGAAGAATTGCGCCGTGCATTATTAAGCGAATAA
- a CDS encoding site-2 protease family protein, producing the protein MDQLFRYPLHEIPLVAMAIIIALSVHEFAHAYVAYKFGDDTAKRQGRLTLSPMAHLDPIGLIAVLILGFGWARPVPVNPYNFKRPRLAGILVSIAGPISNLILSAIGLIILYSLAVFGVLDAVPVAVAETLGKFFELFIMLNIVLLVFNLLPIPPLDGYRVVEDLAPANIRAKMTQYEKYGAIALLILVITPLSNYTIQPIFQVVIPHVLMFLQSIIAPIFGLL; encoded by the coding sequence ATGGATCAGTTATTTAGATATCCATTGCACGAAATTCCGTTGGTAGCAATGGCGATTATTATTGCATTATCCGTTCATGAATTTGCACATGCATATGTTGCATATAAATTTGGGGACGATACAGCAAAGAGACAAGGGCGTTTAACGTTATCGCCGATGGCTCATTTAGACCCTATTGGTTTGATTGCAGTATTAATTCTTGGATTCGGTTGGGCAAGACCGGTTCCTGTTAACCCATATAACTTTAAAAGACCGCGTCTTGCAGGCATATTAGTTTCAATTGCAGGGCCGATTAGTAACTTAATTTTAAGTGCAATTGGTTTAATTATTTTGTATAGCTTAGCAGTATTTGGAGTGTTAGATGCAGTTCCAGTTGCAGTAGCTGAAACATTAGGAAAGTTTTTTGAGCTCTTTATTATGTTAAATATTGTTTTACTTGTATTTAATTTATTACCGATCCCGCCACTTGATGGGTATCGTGTAGTGGAAGATTTAGCGCCAGCAAATATTCGCGCGAAAATGACACAGTATGAAAAATATGGAGCGATTGCGTTATTAATTCTCGTTATTACACCGCTTAGTAATTACACAATTCAACCTATTTTCCAGGTAGTTATTCCGCATGTATTAATGTTTTTACAAAGTATCATTGCGCCTATTTTTGGCCTTTTATAA